CGGCCTCGCCCTTCGGTGCGTTGTCCTTGGCATGGACGGCGAACAGGCGGCCCTTGAATTTGCCCAGCATCACCACCGGGTCATGCCCTGAACGCTGCACCCAGGCCAGGTCGAGCTCGGTCTGCAGGTCGGGGCCGGCGGCGGCGAACAGCAGTTCAAGGCCGGTCTTGCCGTTGAAGTCGACCAGCTCGAAGTCGTGGTTGTGGTAGGCCAGGCGCATGCCCTGTGCGCGCACCCGCTTGGAGATCTGGCCCAGTTCCGTGCCCAGGGCCGTCCAGCCTGCGGCATCGGTGGGGCGATCCTTCTGGTCCAGGTACGGCACCACCAGCACGGTGTTGCCGATCGCGCGGTTGAAGGCGATGGCAGCGTCCAGGTCATTGCGCAGGTCGGCCAGCTGAACGTGCGATGAGATCGCCTTGATCGCGTAGCGGTCCAGCAGCTGCTTGAGCTCCGCCGCGCTGACGTTCTGGGTGCCCACCGTTTCCACCGCGTGCACGCCCGCGTCGTGGACGATCTTCAACTGCTGGTCAAGTGAGCCTGCATTGCGCAGCGTGTACATCTGCACCGCGATGGGCGGTTGCGCACCGGCCGGGTCGCCTGCGAAGGCGGG
This portion of the Stenotrophomonas aracearum genome encodes:
- a CDS encoding sugar phosphate isomerase/epimerase family protein, with product MKIAARRTATFALMMMVALPAFAGDPAGAQPPIAVQMYTLRNAGSLDQQLKIVHDAGVHAVETVGTQNVSAAELKQLLDRYAIKAISSHVQLADLRNDLDAAIAFNRAIGNTVLVVPYLDQKDRPTDAAGWTALGTELGQISKRVRAQGMRLAYHNHDFELVDFNGKTGLELLFAAAGPDLQTELDLAWVQRSGHDPVVMLGKFKGRLFAVHAKDNAPKGEAEDEGGFAAVGQGVLDWNAILPAAAADGVQWYIVEHDQPHDPAKAIQAGADYLRAHLTARAQR